In Micromonospora sp. WMMA1363, a genomic segment contains:
- a CDS encoding methylmalonyl-CoA mutase family protein, with product MNADEIAAGRARWQARHDAARKREADFTTLSGMAVDPVYGPPEGSAYPGFDRIGWPGEFPYTRGLYPTGYRGRTWTIRQFAGFGNAQQTNERYKMILGAGGGGLSVAFDMPTLMGRDSDDPQALGEVGHCGVAVDSAADMEVLFGGIDLAGVTTSMTISGPAVPVFCMYLVAAERQGADLSRLDGTLQTDIFKEYIAQKEWLFDPEPHLRLIGDLMEYCAREIPRYKPLSVSGYHIREAGATAAQELAYTLADGFGYVELGLSRGLDVNVFAPGLSFFFDSHVDFFEEIAKFRAARRIWARWLRDVYGATDEKAQWLRFHTQTAGVSLTAQQPVNNVVRTAVEALAAVLGGTNSLHTNALDETLALPTDESAEIALRTQQVLMEETGVVNVADPLGGSWYVEALTDKIEAEAEEIFAQVRQLGGDGPHKIGPMTSGILRGIEDGWFTGHIAESAFAYQQALEKGDKKIVGVNCHTGTVAKDLEILRISHEVELEQRRVLAERKAVRNEATVTAALERMVAASRTDENMIPAMLDAVRAEATLGEICDALRAEWGTHREPARF from the coding sequence TGAGTTCCCGTACACCCGCGGCCTGTATCCGACCGGCTACCGCGGGCGGACCTGGACGATTCGGCAGTTCGCCGGCTTCGGCAACGCGCAGCAGACCAACGAGCGCTACAAGATGATCCTGGGCGCGGGCGGCGGCGGGCTCTCCGTCGCGTTCGACATGCCCACCCTGATGGGCCGCGACTCCGACGACCCGCAGGCCCTCGGCGAGGTCGGGCACTGCGGCGTCGCCGTCGACAGCGCCGCCGACATGGAGGTGCTCTTCGGTGGCATCGACCTTGCCGGCGTCACGACGAGCATGACCATCTCCGGGCCGGCCGTGCCGGTGTTCTGCATGTACCTGGTCGCCGCCGAGCGGCAGGGCGCCGACCTGTCCCGCCTGGACGGCACGCTCCAGACGGACATCTTCAAGGAGTACATCGCCCAGAAGGAGTGGCTCTTCGACCCGGAGCCGCACCTGCGCCTCATCGGCGACCTGATGGAGTACTGCGCCCGGGAGATCCCGCGGTACAAGCCGCTGTCGGTCTCCGGCTACCACATCCGGGAGGCCGGCGCGACGGCCGCGCAGGAGCTGGCGTACACCCTCGCCGACGGGTTCGGCTACGTCGAGCTGGGACTCTCGCGCGGGCTGGACGTCAACGTCTTCGCGCCGGGCCTGAGCTTCTTCTTCGACTCCCACGTGGACTTCTTCGAGGAGATCGCCAAGTTCCGGGCTGCCCGTCGGATCTGGGCCCGCTGGCTGCGCGACGTCTACGGCGCCACCGATGAGAAGGCCCAATGGCTGCGCTTCCACACGCAGACCGCCGGGGTCTCGTTGACGGCCCAGCAACCGGTCAACAACGTGGTCCGGACCGCTGTGGAGGCCCTCGCGGCGGTGCTCGGCGGCACGAACTCGCTGCACACCAACGCCCTCGACGAGACCCTCGCCTTGCCCACCGACGAGTCCGCCGAGATCGCCCTGCGGACCCAGCAGGTGCTGATGGAGGAGACCGGGGTGGTCAACGTGGCCGATCCCCTCGGTGGGTCCTGGTACGTCGAGGCGCTCACCGACAAGATCGAGGCGGAGGCGGAGGAGATCTTCGCCCAGGTCCGACAGCTCGGCGGGGACGGGCCGCACAAGATCGGGCCGATGACCTCCGGCATCCTGCGCGGCATCGAGGACGGCTGGTTCACCGGGCACATCGCCGAGTCGGCGTTCGCCTACCAGCAGGCGCTGGAGAAGGGCGACAAGAAGATCGTCGGGGTCAACTGCCACACCGGCACGGTCGCCAAGGATCTGGAGATCCTGCGGATCTCCCACGAGGTCGAGCTGGAGCAGCGGCGGGTCCTCGCCGAGCGCAAGGCGGTCCGCAACGAGGCGACCGTCACCGCGGCGCTGGAGCGGATGGTCGCGGCCAGTCGCACCGACGAGAACATGATCCCCGCCATGCTCGACGCCGTCCGCGCCGAGGCCACCCTGGGCGAGATCTGTGACGCACTCCGGGCCGAGTGGGGCACCCACCGCGAACCCGCCCGCTTCTGA
- a CDS encoding tetratricopeptide repeat protein: protein MSDPRITSSIFTRGAVDLSALRTPAPTPAPAPAQSGPPAGAPDGAVASAGTVVDVTEATFQAEVLERSLSTPVVVDFWAEWCQPCKQLSPVLERLAVEGGGAWVLAKVDVDANPRLAQMFRVQGIPMVYAVVGGQPVDAFSGVVPEAQLRQWIQAVLKAGGVEMAESADPRLDEADDALMSGDLDAAERAYRKILAEAPADAAAEAGLAQVGLARRVAGADPQAALATAAANPGDVDAQLLAADIEVLSGMAEQAYQRLVDVVRRAASDDRERVRQHLVGLFTVAGPDDPAVASARRALASALF, encoded by the coding sequence ATGAGCGACCCACGGATCACCTCGTCGATCTTCACCCGCGGCGCGGTCGACCTCAGCGCGCTGCGCACCCCCGCCCCGACCCCGGCTCCCGCACCCGCCCAATCCGGTCCACCGGCCGGCGCCCCCGATGGTGCCGTCGCCAGTGCCGGCACCGTTGTCGACGTGACCGAGGCCACCTTCCAGGCCGAGGTTCTCGAACGGTCGCTCAGCACACCCGTGGTCGTCGACTTCTGGGCCGAGTGGTGCCAGCCGTGCAAGCAGTTGTCCCCGGTGTTGGAGCGGCTGGCCGTCGAGGGCGGTGGCGCCTGGGTGCTCGCCAAGGTCGACGTGGACGCCAACCCGCGGCTCGCGCAGATGTTCCGGGTGCAGGGCATCCCGATGGTGTACGCGGTGGTCGGCGGCCAGCCGGTCGACGCGTTCTCCGGCGTCGTCCCCGAGGCGCAGCTGCGGCAGTGGATTCAGGCCGTGCTCAAGGCCGGTGGGGTGGAGATGGCCGAGTCGGCCGACCCCCGGCTGGACGAGGCCGACGACGCACTGATGAGCGGCGACCTGGACGCTGCGGAGCGCGCGTACCGGAAGATCCTCGCCGAGGCCCCAGCGGACGCGGCCGCGGAGGCGGGCCTGGCCCAGGTCGGGCTCGCCCGCCGCGTCGCCGGCGCTGACCCGCAGGCGGCGCTCGCCACCGCGGCGGCCAACCCCGGCGATGTCGACGCCCAACTGCTGGCCGCCGACATCGAGGTGCTCAGCGGCATGGCTGAGCAGGCCTACCAGCGCCTGGTCGACGTGGTCCGGCGCGCCGCCTCGGACGACCGGGAGAGGGTGCGCCAGCACCTGGTCGGACTCTTCACCGTCGCCGGCCCGGACGACCCCGCGGTCGCGTCGGCCCGGCGAGCCCTGGCCAGCGCCCTGTTCTGA